In Festucalex cinctus isolate MCC-2025b chromosome 5, RoL_Fcin_1.0, whole genome shotgun sequence, a single genomic region encodes these proteins:
- the LOC144018985 gene encoding uncharacterized protein LOC144018985 gives MTYEENKRNRMENIGDDPIVFYTKGVQQPIGCHEELSLQLLPHIKQEEEEPQPLYVKEKEKEPQLLHIKEENEDTHLTLVKEEYEAPQLTHVKEEEEAQQLTREDEDPQLQLTKEVDPNPLHVKDNSQLPCVKVEDETPQLPHVKEEEEPQPLVHIEVEDLQPLLINVKENPNPLHIKEEGSHPQIPYVKEESEDAQPPHVKVEEEIQQTTRVNGQEEEADVDCSRIGPFCDQLALQDGSSQTVDRSDSAGAGGTVLRTMNAKLIVAVYEHPELFDKFSWQYRNRAKKNEAWQVVSKAVGVPEVICRRRWKGLRDTYLKCLKESKREKEKTSSSAAEPPKKWRYSASMSFLSPFVSTKGSSGNTAHGVEENGTAENWEAEVAHEDRPEAAGPSFDRGVLLDLLPEGEKEHPSVAPSATETEHPSVAPAAIESPPLGKTTCKRSAPGLETVEEIEEHLLNYLLRQCDSSPLKPPPSEDELFLLSMIPYLRQLPPQKKRLVKDQIQKLIYDASTRKLNLDKLE, from the exons atgACGTACGAGGAGAACAAGCGAAATCGGATGGAAAATATTGGCGACGATCCTATCGTGTTTTACACCAAAG GTGTCCAGCAACCGATTGGTTGTCATGAAGAGCTTTCCCTTCAGCTGCTACCGCACATAaaacaggaagaggaggagcctCAGCCGCTGTAtgtgaaagagaaagaaaaagagccCCAGCTTCTTCATATTAAAGAGGAAAATGAAGATACACATCTCACACTTGTTAAAGAGGAATATGAGGCTCCACAGCTCACACACgtgaaagaggaagaggaggctcaACAGCTAACTCGTGAAGATGAAGATCCGCAGCTCCAGTTAACTAAGGAAGTGGATCCAAACCCCCTCCACGTAAAAGACAATTCTCAGCTTCCTTGTGTTAAAGTGGAAGATGAAACGCCACAGCTTCCGCACgtgaaagaggaagaggagcctCAACCGCTTGTTCATATTGAAGTCGAAGATCTACAGCCTCTGTTAATTAATGTGAAAGAGAATCCAAATCCCCTCCACATAAAAGAGGAAGGCAGTCATCCTCAGATTCCCTACGTTAAAGAGGAAAGTGAAGATGCACAGCCCCCGCATGTTAAAGTGGAAGAGGAGATTCAACAGACCACTCGCGTTAATGGACAAGAGGAGGAAGCCGATGTCG ACTGTTCTAGAATTGGTCCGTTCTGTGATCAGCTTGCGTTGCAAGATGGCTCCTCGCAAACAGTTGACAGATCTGACAGTGCAGGAGCTGGCGGCACTGTATTAAG AACAATGAATGCCAAACTCATCGTTGCTGTCTACGAGCACCCGGAGTTGTTTGATAAGTTCTCCTGGCAGTACCGAAACCGTGCCAAAAAGAATGAGGCGTGGCAAGTGGTGAGCAAGGCAGTTGGCGTACCTG AGGTTATATGCCGCAGAAGATGGAAGGGACTCAGGGATACATATTTAAAGTGTTTAAAAGAAAGTAAAAGGGAGAAAGAAAAGACGAGTAGCTCGGCAGCAGAGCCACCGAAGAAGTGGAGGTACTCTGCGAGCATGTCATTTCTCAGCCCCTTTGTGTCGACGAAAGGGTCGAGTGGTAACACGGCGCATGGTGTCGAGGAAAACGGGACCGCGGAGAATTGGGAAGCAGAAGTGGCACACGAGGATCGGCCGGAGGCAGCGGGGCCGTCGTTTGACCGAGGAG ttttacTAGATTTGTTACCTGAAGGTGAAAAAGAGCATCCAAGTGTAGCTCCTTCCGCCACAGAAACGGAACATCCAAGTGTAGCTCCTGCTGCCATAGAAAGTCCGCCTTTAG GAAAGACAACATGTAAAAGGAGCGCTCCAGGGCTTGAGACGGTCGAGGAGATCGAGGAGCACCTCCTGAACTACTTGTTGAGACAATGTGACTCCTCTCCTCTAAAGCCCCCGCCCTCGGAGGATGAGCTGTTCCTTCTAAGCATGATTCCGTACCTGCGACAATTGCCACCTCAGAAGAAGCGATTGGTCAAAGATCAAATTCAGAAATTGATTTATGACGCCAGCACGAGAAAGCTAAATTTGGACAAGTTGGAATAA